Genomic segment of Thiohalospira halophila DSM 15071:
GGCCCTCCCCGTTGAGGCCGTAGCCGGCCTCGGCAAAGCCGCCACGGACCACGTGCATGCCGTGGCGCTCGCTGGTCCCCACCATCAGGCCGGCATAGAGACTGGCGGCAAAGCGGGAATGGAGCTCCGCCCCGGCTACCGGGAGGGCCCGGCAGCAGACACGGTCGGCGGCAACGGCAGGCCCGGCCAGGGTAATCGCCAGCAGCAGCGCCCAGCGCGCGGGATTGGCGGACGTGAATCGCCTCGGCATGCGGTCATCGTGGCACTTTCGCTGCCTTTCGGCCACGCCATCGGAAGGTCCGGGATGCCCGGGAGGCGCTGGCGCTGATGAACGGAGTGGGATCGCTGCTGCCACTGCTGGGCCTGCAGCCCATCCATCAGCCCTTCGACATGATCACCATGCTCGGCTTCCTGATCCTCACGGGCACCGTGGTGAACGGTCCCATCCTGGTGGTGGGGCGCGCCGGAACCTGGCGGAGGGGGCCGCCTCGGCCCGGGATGCGGTGGTGGACGCGGTGGGAACGCGCCTGCGCCCCATCGCCATGACCACCCTGACCACGATCTTCGGCCTCTCGCCCCTGGTCTTCATCCCCGGCGAGGGCACCGAACTCTACCGCGGCGTGGGCGCCATCGTCCTGTTCGGCCTACTCGGGGCGGCGACGGTGACGGTTACCTTTTTGCCGGCGTTGACGGCTTCGGTGTTGCGGCGCGGTTCAAGTGACCAATTGTCAGGGACTTGACACTTTATACCGCAAAATTAACTTTTTGGCATTTTGTTTTTATTAAACAACTGCGCATCATCTTTCACAGCTTTGCGCAATGACTGTTCAGACAATTGGCTGGCGCTTTTCTTTGCCTGCTGATCCAGTGCGAACTTGAACTCTTTCTCTGTTTTTATATTATTTTTACTTTGTTCGTGGCTCATAAGGTTTTCTCCCTTAAGAGGTACAAGCGGTGCTCAAGCGTAAGGCGAACCGAGTAATGGTCGATAATCCACTCATATAACTCAAGATGCTTTTCTCGCAGGCAACATTGTTTGTCTCCCGCAATGGTTAGGACAAGCACGACTTCTCTCGTGGACGGATCCACAACAGGATAGCACAGCTGTGAGCCCTGTTCATCATCCCTATTGTGTAATTTTAGATACCGCCTATCTTGTTTTTTTCTTTTTTTAACTTCCTTATTGATATCCTCGACTATTACTGTCCTTTTGCTTCTAATGCTGTTCATCACAGTGCTTCCTGGGTGTGCCAGGTCGCTTTCGGATGCCCTTGGTGGTCGCTCAGGAGGGTAGAATTGAGCCCATTCAATCGGCTTTCCCTCCTCAACAGTCAAGAGCCCCACGCGGAAGTAAGCGCCTGTATTATCAATAAAATCAAAAGCGCCATGGACAGCTGACACCAAGAGTCCAATTTGTTGATCGGGCTGCGTGATACTTTGAAACACATCCTGCGCACTTACTTCTTCGCGTCTGCCGATCGAATCAAGGGTTCTACAAAAGCGCTTCATTTTGTCGCCCACAACAACGTTGACAGAGTGCAAAATGGCAAGGACATCGTCTCGCCCAAGCTCCCTCCCCGGTTTTGAGTAATTCTCAATTGCGCCATAAATACTTTTTAGTATTACTATATACAAATAGGCGCCAATCAAAACAAGCAGAGCGGAGTCATCTAAAAATCCTGCAACCTCACTGCCAAACAACCGGGTGATTTCTGATTGCACCCCCTCTCTCATGGTCGCCCATGTAACAAGGCTTGGCGGCATCAGAAAAAACACAGGACGAAGAAAATTCTTCACAAACCAATGTTCGGCGAATCGAACAAACGCGCGACATATTTGCCGCAGCCTGTTATCACCAGCAACTGGATTCCGCATTAACTGTTCCCCTACACTATTTGCGGAATTTTTGTAGTTGAGCGCCAAAAAGCCTAGCTTGGCCGCTGACGAAGCCTGCGACGACGAATTCCGTTACGACTGCCGCAGCCGGAACCCCACCCGGTAGACGAGCATCACGCCCAGGCCGGCCACGACCAGTCCGAGGATGTCGGTGGCGATGAGGCCGTCGCCGAAGGCGGCCCAGGCCATGACCATGGTCACCGGGGGGCTGAGGTAGAAGAGGCTGGCCACGCGGGTGGCCTCGTCCCGGCCCAGCAGGCGCCACATGGACCAGTAGGCGCCCAGGGAGACGGCGACGATGAGCCAGGCCATGGTGCCCAGGAAGGGGGCGGTCCAGTCGGTGGCGAAGTCCTCCACCAGCCAGGCCAGGGGCAGCAGCGCCAGGGCGGTGGCCACGCTCTGGTAGAAGAGCGTGATATCCAGGGGCTGGGGTTCGGAGGTACCGGCCCGCGCCCAGTGGCGCTGCATGAGGCTGGCGATGGTGATGGCCACCACGGAGCCGAAGGGGATGAGGTAGCCCAGCGCCGGGGTCACGGCGTCGCCGGAGAGGCGCGCCCCCACGGCGATGACCACGCCGGCGAAGCCGAGGACCAGCCCGATCCACTGCCGCAGATCGGAGTGCTCGCCGAGCACCGGCCCAGCCAGCGCCCCGGTGAGCAGCGGCTGCAGCGCCGTGACCAGGGCGACGATGCCGGCCGGCACGCCCATGTCCAGCGCCACCAGCACGCAGCCCAGCCAGACGCCGTGGGCGAGGATGCCCACCAGCGCGGTATGGCTCACCGCCCGGTTGCCCGGCCACGTCATGCGCTGGCGGATCACCAGCCAGCCGCCCAGCAGCAGGGCCAGCGCCACGTAGCGCCAGAAGAGCAGGGTCCAGGGGCCGGCGTAGGGCAGGCCGTATTCGGCGCCGATGAAGCCGGAGTTCCAGAGGAGGACGAAGACCAGTTCCAGGCCGAAGATGGGGCCAAGGAGGTGGCGCATCACGCGATCTCGCTAGCGACAGGTGCCGGAAATGATACGCACCCCGGGTCTTCCCCGACAGGGGAGCCCGCCAGGCCCCGGACCAAGCGGCCGGAAATGGGCCGGCCGCATTGACACCGGACCGGTCCTGAACTGTCATTTGGTCAGGTTTGTTCCATTCAGCGGGATGCACAGGGAGGTGCCCATGGCGGCCGACGAATCCTCGCCGGAGGCGATCCGCCGGGACGCGCGGACGGGGCTGGCCAACCGCGAGGCCTTCTATCGCGAGACCGAGCCGCTGGCGGAGCAGGCGCTGGCGACGGGCGGCTCGCTGGTCCTGCTGGTGGTGGATATCGACAACGTCGACTTCGCCCTGCGGACCTTCGGGCCGCGGGAGCGCGACGAGGTGGTGCGCGCCATCGGCGAGCGACTGGAGGCCGCCGCCCCGGAGGGTGTACGCCCCTATCACATCATGCAGGGGCGGTTTACCCTGGTGCTGCAGGACATCCCCTACCAGCGCGCGGTCCGGGTGGCGCGAGCCCTGCTGGACGCCTGCCGGGAGCCGCTGGAGGTGCAGGGGGCGCCCTACCGGCTGGAGGCGCAGGTGGGGGTCGGCCACTTCCCCCACCACGCCGACACCCTGGACCAGTGGGTCCGCGCGGCGGTCTTCGCCACCCACCAGGCGCGGACGACCCGCAGTGGCTACGCCATCTTCGACACCAGCTGGGACCGGCGGGACCGCCAGCGCTTCCGCCGGCTGGTGGACCTGGGCGAGGCGCTGGAGCACGGCGACGAGATCTGCGTCGCCTACCAGCCCCAGGTGGACCTGACCACCGGCGAGTGCACGGGCGTAGAGGCGCTCTGCCGCTGGGAACATCCCCGCGAGGGCCTCATCCCGCCGGGGGACTTCATGCCCTTCGCCGAACAGAGCCACCTCATCGGCCCGCTCACGGAGGCCGTGGTGGCGGAAGCGCTGGCGGACCTGGCGAGCTGGCGGGAGCGCGGATTCGGCGGGGACGTCTCCATCAACCTCAGCCCCGGCCTGTTCCGCGATCCCGACCTCCAGGACCGCCTCATGGCCCACTTCCGCTTCGCCAACATGGACCCGCAGCAGGTCCGCTTCGAGGTCACCGAGAGCGGGATCATCGAGGAGCCCAACCGGGGCATCAACACCCTGGCCGCCTTCCGCAGCCGGGGCAGCCGCATCTCCGTGGACGACTTCGGCACCGGCCACTCCTCCCTGGCCTACCTGGCGGACCTCCCGGTGGACGAGCTCAAGATCGACAAGCACTTCATCCAGGGATTGGGCCATGCCTGGGGCGAGGCCATCGTCGGCGCCTCGGTGACCCTGGCCGGCAAGCTCGGGCTGGATACCGTGGCCGAGGGCATCGAGACCGAGCTGCAGCGGGACAAGTGCCGGGAGCTGGGCTGCGGGCGGGCCCAGGGCTTCTTCACCGGCCGGCCCATGTTCCGGGCCGACTTCGAGGCCTGGCTGGGGCTCCAGTGAGGGGGTACCTCAGCCCAGCAGCCGATTGAGGTCGAAGTCCCACTTGCGGGGGTCTTCGTAGGCGGCGATGTGGTCCTCGTGGAAGCCGGGATTGGCCAGGTCGATGACCTCCGGCTTGATCAGGCTGTGGGTATGGGTGTTGAAGAAGACCTTCACGGTGGGATAGAGGATCTTCTCGCCGGGGTCGAGGACCACCGCCAGCCGCCCGCTCTCCATGCGCACCAGGGTGCCGGCGGGATAGATTCCCACGCACTGGATGAAGTGGTGGACCACCTCCTCGCGGAAGTGGCTGCGGCTCCATTCCAGCATGCGGCGCAGGACCAGGGTCGGGT
This window contains:
- a CDS encoding DMT family transporter, translated to MRHLLGPIFGLELVFVLLWNSGFIGAEYGLPYAGPWTLLFWRYVALALLLGGWLVIRQRMTWPGNRAVSHTALVGILAHGVWLGCVLVALDMGVPAGIVALVTALQPLLTGALAGPVLGEHSDLRQWIGLVLGFAGVVIAVGARLSGDAVTPALGYLIPFGSVVAITIASLMQRHWARAGTSEPQPLDITLFYQSVATALALLPLAWLVEDFATDWTAPFLGTMAWLIVAVSLGAYWSMWRLLGRDEATRVASLFYLSPPVTMVMAWAAFGDGLIATDILGLVVAGLGVMLVYRVGFRLRQS
- a CDS encoding putative bifunctional diguanylate cyclase/phosphodiesterase, coding for MAADESSPEAIRRDARTGLANREAFYRETEPLAEQALATGGSLVLLVVDIDNVDFALRTFGPRERDEVVRAIGERLEAAAPEGVRPYHIMQGRFTLVLQDIPYQRAVRVARALLDACREPLEVQGAPYRLEAQVGVGHFPHHADTLDQWVRAAVFATHQARTTRSGYAIFDTSWDRRDRQRFRRLVDLGEALEHGDEICVAYQPQVDLTTGECTGVEALCRWEHPREGLIPPGDFMPFAEQSHLIGPLTEAVVAEALADLASWRERGFGGDVSINLSPGLFRDPDLQDRLMAHFRFANMDPQQVRFEVTESGIIEEPNRGINTLAAFRSRGSRISVDDFGTGHSSLAYLADLPVDELKIDKHFIQGLGHAWGEAIVGASVTLAGKLGLDTVAEGIETELQRDKCRELGCGRAQGFFTGRPMFRADFEAWLGLQ